Proteins encoded by one window of Dioscorea cayenensis subsp. rotundata cultivar TDr96_F1 chromosome 6, TDr96_F1_v2_PseudoChromosome.rev07_lg8_w22 25.fasta, whole genome shotgun sequence:
- the LOC120263515 gene encoding LOW QUALITY PROTEIN: F-box/LRR-repeat protein 3-like (The sequence of the model RefSeq protein was modified relative to this genomic sequence to represent the inferred CDS: deleted 1 base in 1 codon), with the protein MRPNQPPNSILAVLSLDLLIQIVDRLLDPSDRKAVRLVSLAFLRAESLQRRTLNVLQRDALGSLLRRYGSIERLDLFSCAGLDDVALAASVADGGAPMLRQIRLRRASGVGWRGLAAMVAACPKLETVDLSHCVGVGDREAAALAGLPGLKELKLDKCLKVTDVGLAKVAVGCPGLERLGIKWCLEISDVGIELLVKKCRELKELDISYLKVTDKSLQFISTLGKLQVLSMVGCYFVTDEGLRCLNNGNNSLKEINVLRSHNITSSGLVSVIDGHKSLQKLKAGDCFLDLTPLFLSKLGGLTNGFRTLKLDGSQVSVTSLQIIGANCKHLTKIGLGKCNGITDEGVSELVSSCVDLNSIDLTCCRELTDNSLVSIANSCNKLETLLLESCSLITEKGINLIGACCANLEKIDLTDCDVSDTALKGLSKCSGLMFLKLGLCQNVSDIGLAYIGSGCGELRELDLYRCIAVGDEGLAALVTGCKKIKKLNVCYCTQITDQGMKHLSRLEELKEIEIRGLTQVTSLGITAIAIGCRSLAKLDMKHCDSVDDVGFLALTQHSEFLRQMNISDCRISDTGLRKLLSSLRYLQDAKLVHLKYVSKQGWEFALMACSDKLKKVKLLSELRHVVSPFVLRLLQARGCRIRWIHKPMLL; encoded by the exons ATGAGACCCAATCAACCTCCAAACTCAATCCTGGCCGTCCTTTCCCTGGATCTATTGATCCAAATCGTAGATCGCCTGCTAGATCCGTCGGACCGTAAGGCCGTCCGACTCGTTTCCCTCGCGTTTCTCCGTGCGGAGTCCCTGCAGCGGAGAACTCTTAACGTGCTCCAACGTGACGCCTTGGGCTCTCTTCTCAGGCGCTATGGATCCATTGAAAGGCTTGACCTTTTTTCGTGCGCGGGGCTCGATGACGTCGCCCTCGCGGCGTCCGTGGCTGACGGCGGGGCGCCGATGCTGAGGCAGATCCGGCTGCGCCGCGCCAGCGGCGTTGGGTGGCGCGGGTTGGCTGCTATGGTGGCTGCGTGTCCTAAGCTGGAGACTGTGGACCTCTCGCATTGCGTTGGCGTTGGGGACCGTGAGGCTGCGGCGTTGGCTGGATTGCCGGGGCTGAAGGAGTTGAAGCTCGATAAGTGCTTGAAGGTCACCGATGTTGGGCTTGCGAAGGTGGCCGTGGGGTGCCCTGGGCTTGAGAGGCTTGGGATCAAGTGGTGCCTTGAGATCTCGGATGTTGGGATTGAGTTGCTGGTGAAGAAGTGCCGGGAATTGAAGGAGTTAGATATCTCGTATTTGAAG GTCACTGATAAATCCCTTCAATTCATTTCCACTCTTGGAAAACTGCAAGTTTTATCAATGGTGGGATGCTATTTTGTCACTGATGAAGGTCTGAGATGTCTAAACAATGGAAACAACTCGCTGAAG GAGATCAATGTTTTGCGCTCTCACAATATTACTTCATCAGGCTTGGTCTCAGTGATTGATGGACACAAATCTCTCCAAAAACTTAAAGCCGGAGATTGTTTTCTT GATCTCACACCGCTTTTCTTGTCCAAATTGGGTGGTTTGACAAATGGCTTCCGTACGTTGAAACTCGATGGATCTCAAGTTTCGGTGACAAGCCTGCAGATCATTGGTGCCAACTGCAAGCACTTGACGAAGATAGGGCTAGGCAAATGTAATGGCATAACCGATGAAGGTGTCTCTGAGCTTGTATCTAGCTGTGTTGATCTAAATTCAATTGATCTGACCTGTTGTCGCGAGCTCACTGATAACTCCCTTGTCTCAATAGCAAATTCTTGTAATAAACTTGAAACTCTCTTGTTAGAATCTTGTTCACTGATCACCGAAAAAGGTATCAATCTTATCGGGGCTTGCTGTGCCAATCTAGAAAAGATTGATCTCACAGATTGTGATGTTTCCGACACGG CATTGAAAGGTTTATCCAAATGCTCGGGGTTGATGTTCTTGAAATTAGGACTTTGCCAAAATGTTTCAGATATAGGACTCGCTTACATTGGATCCGGTTGCGGGGAGCTTCGAGAACTCGATCTTTATCG TTGTATTGCTGTTGGTGATGAAGGATTGGCTGCTCTAGTGACTGGCTGCAAGAAGATCAAGAAGTTGAACGTGTGCTATTGCACACAGATAACAGACCAGGGAATGAAACATTTAAGCCGATTGGAAGAGCTAAAAGAGATTGAAATAAGAGGCTTGACTCAAGTTACAAGTTTAGGGATCACTGCTATTGCTATTGGATGCCGGAGTCTGGCA AAACTAGACATGAAGCACTGTGACTCTGTCGATGACGTGGGTTTTTTGGCTCTTACTCAACACTCTGAATTCCTCAGACAG ATGAATATATCAGACTGCCGGATTTCTGATACAGGCCTGAGAAAGCTACTCAGTAGTCTACGGTATCTGCAAGATGCCAAACTAGTACATCTCAAATACGTATCGAAGCAAGGGTGGGAATTTGCGCTGATGGCCTGCTCAGACAAACTGAAGAAGGTGAAGTTACTAAGTGAACTCCGGCACGTTGTTTCCCCATTTGTGCTTCGTCTTCTGCAAGCTCGCGGATGCAGGATTCGATGGATTCATAAACCGATGCTGCTGTGA
- the LOC120263516 gene encoding pectinesterase-like has protein sequence MSSNSIFLLLFSFFIIINSSISISIQPSTPISPSLACNTTLDPTFCKTHLPSNPKTLFDFTRFSLSISLSNANTFLQTINSYILSNPLLPSPSIKALQDCKLLSDLNIDFLLSSSNTCNSSTNLLDSQSQQVQTLLSALLANHQTCLDSLQETSTKLTIINGISSSLSYGTKLYSLSLALFSHTWPQKNKNKTLFNGRKLLQSVSDGTVKVNSTVVVNKDGSGDFVSINDAISAAPNNTQSSDGYYLIKVSAGLYEEYVSIAKNKKYIMMVGEGINQTIITGNHSVVDGWTTFNSATFIVVGEGFVGVNLTIKNTAGAVKHQAVALRSGADLSAFYRCSFEGYQDTLYSHSLRQFYKECDIYGTVDYIFGNSAVVFQDCNIYSRLPMQSQKNTVTAQGRTDPNQNTGTSIQNSNFLATPDLDTALNNGSVIRSFLGRPWKEYSRTVVMESFIGSLIDPQGWLPWDGDFALNTSYYAEYDNRGPGSNTSGRVTWEGFHVINSTDAVNFTVSNFILGDNWLGSTGVPYKAGL, from the exons ATGTCTTCAAACTCCatttttctccttctcttctccttcttcatcatcatcaactcatccatctccatctccatccaACCCTCAACACCCATCTCACCATCCTTAGCATGCAACACAACCCTAGACCCAACCTTCTGCAAAACCCATCTCCCatcaaaccctaaaaccctctTTGACTTCACTCGCTTCTCCCTTTCTATCTCCCTCTCCAATGCCAACACCTTCCTCCAAACCATCAACTCCTACATTCTCTCCAACCCTCTCTTACCTTCACCCTCCATTAAAGCCCTCCAAGATTGCAAACTCCTCTCAGACCTCAACATTGATTTCTTACTCTCAAGTAGCAACACATGCAACTCTTCCACCAACCTTCTTGATTCTCAATCTCAACAAGTCCAAACCCTCCTCTCTGCTCTCCTTGCCAACCACCAAACTTGTCTTGATAGCTTACAAGAGACCTCTACTAAGTTAACTATCATCAATGGCATCTCATCATCCCTCTCTTATGGCACTAAACTTTACAGTCTTTCCCTTGCTTTGTTCTCTCATACTTGGCCtcaaaagaacaagaacaaaaccTTGTTTAATGGCAGAAAGCTTCTTCAAAGTGTTAGTGATGGTACTGTGAAGGTTAACAGCACAGTGGTGGTGAATAAGGATGGGAGTGGAGATTTTGTTAGTATAAATGATGCTATAAGTGCAGCTCCAAATAATACCCAATCTAGTGATGGGTATTATTTGATCAAAGTTAGTGCTGGTTTGTATGAGGAGTATGTTTCCATTGCAAAGAATAAGAAGTATATAATGATGGTTGGTGAGGGGATTAACCAGACTATCATTACTGGTAACCATAGTGTTGTTGATGGCTGGACTACCTTCAACTCTGCCACTTTca TTGTAGTCGGAGAAGGGTTTGTCGGAGTGAACTTGACAATAAAAAACACGGCGGGAGCGGTGAAACACCAGGCGGTGGCGCTCCGGAGCGGAGCAGATCTTTCGGCATTTTACCGATGTAGCTTTGAAGGGTACCAAGACACATTATACAGTCACTCCCTAAGACAGTTCTACAAAGAATGTGACATATATGGCACAGTAGACTACATATTTGGCAATTCAGCAGTTGTGTTTCAAGATTGCAACATCTACTCAAGACTTCCCATGcaaagccaaaagaacacagTGACAGCACAAGGCAGGACTGATCCAAATCAAAACACTGGTACTTCCATTCAAAACTCAAACTTTTTGGCCACCCCTGATTTGGACACTGCCCTTAATAATGGCAGTGTAATAAGGTCATTTCTTGGGAGACCTTGGAAAGAGTATTCAAGGACTGTTGTTATGGAGTCCTTCATTGGTTCTTTGATTGATCCTCAAGGATGGTTGCCTTGGGATGGGGATTTTGCTTTGAATACTTCTTATTATGCTGAGTATGATAACAGAGGACCAGGGTCTAATACTAGTGGGAGAGTTACTTGGGAGGGTTTCCATGTTATTAATAGCACTGATGCTGTTAATTTCACTGTTAGTAACTTTATTCTTGGGGATAATTGGTTGGGTTCCACTGGGGTTCCTTATAAGGCTGGGTTGTaa